A single Phragmites australis chromosome 4, lpPhrAust1.1, whole genome shotgun sequence DNA region contains:
- the LOC133914800 gene encoding uncharacterized protein LOC133914800 produces the protein MGSSTSEDMFMLSSDSSDEEDDLLFKVAIEEEQIGAQGRRRHRGSVPGHAVIDRGHQEGAARLFQDYFADMPVFRMSRPLFLRIAAAVENHDPWFRQGRDAAGKLGLSPLQKMTAAIRQLAYEVSADTVDEYVRIGASTARLALRKFVQAVVRIFSEQYLRATTAEDTARLLAIGEQRGFPGMLGSIDCIHWVWRNCPKAWHGAYTGHTRKPSIVLEAVASYDLWIWHAFFGMPGSLNDINVLHRSNIFSRVTDGTSPPVSYTINGNTYDMGYYLGDGIYPEWATIVKPISAPRGNKSMYFSAKHASVRKDVERAFGVLQSRFTIIRGLARMWDESTLHNIMTACVIMHNMIIEDEGTGPDVDEVFDYMSEKATARRNPDQAVLKYIEVTEAIRNRALHHQLRDDLVEHLWSRHGAH, from the exons ATGGGCTCATCTACATCCGAAGATATGTTCATGTTGTCATCAGACTCCAGCGACGAGGAGGATGATTTGCTGTTCAAGGTCGCCATCGAGGAGGAACAAATTGGTGCCCAaggtcgccgccgccaccgcggctCCGTGCCCGGACATGCGGTCATAGACCGTGGGCACCAGGAAGGAGCTGCTAGGCTATTTCAGGATTACTTCGCCGACATGCCAGT GTTTCGGATGAGTCGTCCATTGTTCTTGAGAATCGCCGCTGCTGTGGAGAACCACGACCCATGGTTTCGGCAGGGGAGGGATGCCGCCGGAAAGCTGGGCCTAAGTCCCCTCCAAAAGATGACAGCTGCCATACGTCAATTGGCATACGAAGTCAGTGCGGACACAGTAGATGAGTATGTTCGGATCGGGGCTAGCACAGCGAGGCTCGCCCTGAGAAAGTTTGTGCAAGCCGTTGTCCGGATTTTCTCCGAGCAGTACCTCCGTGCTACCACCGCGGAGGATACTGCTCGACTATTAGCCATTGGCGAGCAGAgagggttccccgggatgctGGGGAGCATCGATTGCATACATTGGGTTTGGAGGAACTGCCCGAAAGCATGGCATGGTGCATATACCGGTCATACACGCAAACCCTCCATAGTTTTGGAGGCGGTTGCATCGTATGATCTTTGGATATGGCATGCTTTTTTTGGGATGCCCGGTAGTCTTAATGACATAAATGTTTTGCACCGCTCTAACATTTTTAGCAGGGTCACGGATGGAACTTCGCCCCCTGTGTCATACACCATTAACGGTAACACGTATGACATGGGGTACTACCTAGGTGATGGAATTTACCCCGAATGGGCGACCATAGTTAAGCCTATTTCAGCGCCTAGGGGGAACAAGAGCATGTATTTCTCTGCCAAGCATGCATCTGTTCGGAAAGATGTTGAACGCGCATTTGGCGTGCTGCAGTCGAGGTTCACCATAATTCGCGGTCTAGCAAGAATGTGGGATGAAAGCACACTGCACAACATTATGACTGCATGTGTCATAATGCACAATATGATCATTGAGGACGAGGGGACCGGCCCAGATGTGGACGAGGTGTTTGATTACATGAGCGAGAAAGCGACAGCCCGCCGCAATCCTGACCAAGCTGTACTGAAGTACATAGAAGTCACTGAAGCAATCAGGAACCGGGCATTGCACCACCAACTACGTGATGATCTCGTGGAGCACTTATGGAGTCGTCATGGAGCACATTAG
- the LOC133914799 gene encoding uncharacterized protein LOC133914799 has translation MAVRGGKDKAGWPFCPSGSQRERRRELGEGRPERRRPAAAGFQQRGSGRRREGETGERGGGAGKEEGNAGARGEKTGNGGVSGWRRGKGSGGRRWPAGTARVGEAGGGTAHREGDGGARGGRESGWVKAPAERRMLGGGARRNGAEQPEGMERWCARRPGGGPAAGGSGTTRRDQECGAAHTLRWGRPSKGRRELERVACLEERRLAGAVKRRRTSTHDGSTCGDAARQMWSRSGGAWPGSAEEGAEGEAHLGWPVMRVAALAGCAQGGPWWLGASRSGRGSR, from the coding sequence ATGGCGGTGAGAGGGGGGAAGGATAAGGCCGGGTGGCCTTTTTGCCCGAGCGGCTCAcagagagagaggcggagggagCTTGGGGAGGGGCGACCAGAGAGGAGacgaccggcggcggcgggattcCAGCAGAGAGGGAGCGGccggagaagagagggagagaccggagagaggggcggcggcgccgggaaAGAGGAGGGCAACGCCGGTGCTCGGGGAGAGAAGACCGGCAACGGCGGTGTCTCGGGGTGGCGCAGAGGAAAGGGGAGCGGAGggaggcggtggccggcggGGACGGCGCGGGTTGGCGAGGCAGGAGGCGGCACGGCGCACCGAGAGGGAGAcggcggcgcgcgcggcggAAGGGAATCCGGCTGGGTGAAGGCTCCGGCGGAAAGAAGAATGCTGGGAGGCGGTGCCCGGAGGAACGGCGCGGAGCAGCCGGAGGGGATGGAGAGATGGTGTGCGCGGCGACCTGGCGGCGGGCCGGCTGCGGGCGGCAGCGGCACGACGCGGCGCGACCAGGAGTGCGGTGCAGCACACACGCTGCGCTGGGGGCGACCGAGCAAGGGGAGGAGGGAGCTGGAGAGGGTGGCGTGCCTAGAAGAGAGGAGGTTGGCCGGGGCGGTGAAGCGCCGGCGGACCAGCACACACGACGGCAGCACGTGCGGCGACGCTGCGCGGCAGATGTGGTCTCGGTCGGGCGGAGCTTGGCCCGGCAGCGCGGAAGAAGGAGCAGAGGGGGAGGCTCACCTAGGATGGCCGGTGATGCGGGTGGCGGCGCTGGCTGGCTGTGCTCAAGGCGGCCCATGGTGGCTCGGCGCGAGCCGTTCTGGCCGGGGAAGCCGGTAG